One stretch of Malus domestica chromosome 14, GDT2T_hap1 DNA includes these proteins:
- the LOC103455238 gene encoding spermidine synthase 2-like yields MAKEDGVVVVRNGDSEVSLPPISAGTEYNTKELADDNLTDDHPKVPGWFSEYCPIWPGQAHFLKVEKILFQGRSEYQSMMVFQSSAYGKVFILDGALQLTEKDEFAYQEMITHLPLCSIPNPNKVLLIGGGDGGILREISRHSSVQHIDICEIDTMLVDVYKKYFPSVAIGYEDPRVTLHVKDGSAFLKSVPEGTYDAIIVDAFDPIRPDHELHKTPFFELVAKALLPGGVMCIQAESIWFRSLDIEQLMVKCRPIFKGSVRYAWTIVPAYPSGVIGFLLCSTEGPLVDFRNPVNPIDPNNSYGVAKEPLKFYNTEVHMAAFCLPSFAKKVNNGSKMNGVGTLAADEAKHK; encoded by the exons ATGGCAAAAGAAGATGGAGTTGTGGTGGTCAGAAATGGCGATAGTGAAGTCTCCCTTCCACCAATCTCAGCTGGAACTGAATACAATACTAAAGAACTTGCAGATGATAATCTTACTGATGATCATCCAAAGGTTCCTGGATGGTTTTCTGAGTATTGTCCGATATGGCCAG GGCAAGCCCACTTTTTGAAGGTagaaaaaatcttatttcaagGGAGGTCCGAGTATCAAAGTATGATGGTATTTCAG TCATCAGCATATGGCAAGGTTTTTATTCTGGATGGAGCACTCCAACTCACTGAGAAGGATGAGTTTGCTTACCAAGAAATGATTACACATCTTCCTCTTTGCTCCATTCCGAACCCAAACAAG GTTTTACTCATTGGGGGAGGAGATGGCGGTATCTTAAGGGAGATTTCTCGACACTCTTCTGTCCAGCATATTGATATTTGCGAAATAGACACCATGTTGGTTGAT GTGTACAAGAAATATTTTCCTAGTGTTGCTATTGGATACGAGGACCCTCGGGTGACCCTTCACGTTAAAGATG GTTCTGCATTTCTTAAGTCTGTCCCAGAAGGAACATATGATGCGATAATAGTGGATGCGTTTGATCCTATTA ggCCGGATCATGAGCTTCACAAGACTCCCTTCTTTGAGTTGGTGGCAAAAGCCCTCCTACCTGGCGGAGTCATGTGTATTCAAGCAGAGAGCATATGGTTTCGTTCTTTAGACATTGAGCAACTCATGGTCAAATGTCGACCAATATTCAAAGGCTCTGTTCGGTATGCATGGACAATTGTTCCCGCATATCCAAG TGGGGTGATTGGTTTCTTGCTTTGCTCCACGGAGGGGCCACTGGTGGATTTCAGAAATCCTGTCAACCCAATAGACCCCAACAATAGTTATGGGGTTGCAAAAGAGCCCCTGAAATTTTACAACACTGAG GTGCACATGGCTGCATTCTGTTTGCCATCTTTTGCAAAGAAGGTGAATAATGGGTCTAAAATGAATGGAGTTGGAACGCTGGCAGCTGATGAGGCAAAACACAAGTGA
- the LOC103431163 gene encoding probable cyclic nucleotide-gated ion channel 16 isoform X2: MHSFQPYAAASARFRNFSTPFSLSKKIPWWYQILDPGSERVTQWNHIFFVICIVGLFLDPLYFFLPTTASDQVACMQIDMGLGILVTFLRTVADFFYIINILIKFRIAYIDPGSRVFGRGQLIKDPRAIAIRYLKGDFSIDLAASLPLPQIVIWFVIPAVKNPTAAHANHTLSLIVLIQYIPRFIQLFPLNRRITKSTGVVAKTAWSGAAYNLVLFCLIAHIVGASWYVMSIRRQYECWTGECKKEVNNTHSPSCKISFLDCGSADNPERKLYLQITKVQTSCDAAGKDEFEFGMFAEAFTNEVASAYIIEKYFYCLWWGMRNLCSYGQDIKTSTFISETSFCILIAVLGLVLFSHLMSQMQTYLQSATIRLEEWRVKRRDTEEWMRHRQLPAELQERVRRFVQYKWIATRGVDEKNILQSLPADLRRQIQRHLCLALVRRVPFFAQMDDQLLDAICERLESSLNTRNTYIIREGDPVNEMLFIIRGQLESSTTDGGRTGFYNSTTLRAGDFCGEELLTWALMPTSSLNLPCSTRTVRSLTEVEAFALRAEDLKFVATQFKRLHSKRLQHAFRYYSHQWRTWGACFIQVAWRRFRKRKLAMELAIEEEYYYAHVLEQEELGNGHESRVGTSRDYDGIGGAERSSSEANRQQNIPLGPAILASKFAATTRRGIQKVASVIQHDETSSSMPKKLFKPIEPDFSAD; encoded by the exons ATGCACAGCTTCCAGCCATATGCCGCAGCCTCGGCTCGCTTCCGCAACTTCTCGACCCCATTTTCCCTAAGCAAGAAGATCCCGTGGTGGTACCAGATCCTCGACCCAGGATCCGAACGCGTGACCCAATGGAACCACATCTTCTTTGTCATATGCATCGTCGGCCTCTTCCTCGACCCCCTCTATTTCTTCTTGCCCACCACGGCTAGCGACCAAGTCGCTTGCATGCAGATCGACATGGGCCTTGGCATCTTGGTCACCTTTCTCCGTACGGTTGCCGACTTCTTCTACATTATCAATATCCTAATCAAGTTTCGAATTGCTTATATCGATCCAggttctagggtttttgggcgGGGCCAGCTCATTAAGGACCCCAGGGCTATCGCCATCCGCTACCTCAAGGGCGACTTCTCTATCGATCTTGCCGCCTCCCTACCACTCCCACAG ATTGTGATTTGGTTTGTAATTCCAGCAGTGAAAAACCCAACAGCTGCTCATGCTAATCATACCCTTTCTTTAATTGTGCTCATTCAATATATTCCTCGATTTATTCAACTTTTCCCTCTCAACCGACGAATTACTAAATCGACCGGCGTTGTAGCCAAGACTGCTTGGTCAGGGGCAGCTTACAATCTCGTTCTGTTTTGTCTAATTGCACAT ATTGTTGGAGCTTCATGGTATGTGATGTCCATTAGACGGCAGTACGAGTGCTGGACGGGAGAATGTAAAAAGGAGGTGAataacacacattctccatccTGTAAAATTTCGTTTCTGGATTGTGGCAGTGCCGATAACCCCGAACGAAAACTTTATCTGCAAATCACAAAAGTTCAGACTAGTTGTGATGCAGCTGGTAAGGACGAATTTGAGTTTGGAATGTTTGCGGAGGCTTTCACTAATGAGGTTGCTTCTGCATACATCATTGAAAAATATTTCTACTGCCTTTGGTGGGGTATGAGAAATTTATG TTCATACGGACAAGATATTAAGACAAGCACTTTTATCAGTGAAACCTCATTTTGCATTCTCATTGCTGTTCTTGGTCTAGTTCTCTTCTCACATCTCATGAGCCAGATGCAG ACCTATCTGCAATCTGCAACGATTAGACTTGAAGAATGGCGGGTAAAAAGGAGAGACACAGAGGAGTGGATGAGGCACCGTCAGCTCCCTGCGGAGCTGCAAGAGCGTGTTCGTCGGTTTGTTCAATATAAGTGGATTGCCACAAGAGGTGTAGATGAGAAAAACATTTTGCAATCCTTGCCTGCGGATCTCCGCCGCCAGATCCAAAGGCATTTATGCCTTGCCCTTGTTCGCCGT GTACCCTTTTTCGCACAAATGGACGATCAGCTTCTAGACGCCATATGTGAACGTCTCGAGTCATCCCTGAATACCAGGAACACATACATCATCAGGGAAGGTGATCCTGTGAATGAGATGCTTTTCATCATCAGAGGGCAACTTGAGAGCTCCACAACTGATGGTGGAAGGACAGGGTTCTACAACTCAACTACCCTCAGGGCGGGCGATTTCTGCGGCGAAGAGTTGCTCACATGGGCCTTGATGCCTACATCAAGCCTCAACCTTCCATGCTCGACGCGTACGGTGAGGTCCCTAACCGAAGTTGAGGCATTTGCACTGAGAGCTGAAGACCTCAAGTTCGTTGCCACTCAATTCAAGCGCCTTCACAGCAAAAGACTGCAGCATGCTTTTCGGTACTATTCACACCAGTGGAGAACTTGGGGGGCTTGTTTTATACAAGTTGCTTGGAGAAGGTTTAGGAAGAGAAAGTTGGCAATGGAGTTGGCAATAGAGGAGGAGTACTATTACGCACATGTTTTGGAGCAAGAAGAGCTTGGCAATGGCCATGAATCTAGAGTAGGAACTAGTAGAGATTATGATGGTATAGGAGGTGCTGAGAGGTCATCGTCCGAGGCGAATAGGCAGCAGAATATTCCGCTTGGGCCGGCGATATTGGCTTCCAAATTTGCTGCAACCACCAGAAGAGGGATTCAGAAGGTGGCATCGGTTATTCAACATGATGAAACCAGCTCTAGTATGCCCAAAAAATTGTTCAAGCCAATTGAACCTGATTTTTCAGCAGATTAG
- the LOC103431163 gene encoding probable cyclic nucleotide-gated ion channel 16 isoform X1: MHSFQPYAAASARFRNFSTPFSLSKKIPWWYQILDPGSERVTQWNHIFFVICIVGLFLDPLYFFLPTTASDQVACMQIDMGLGILVTFLRTVADFFYIINILIKFRIAYIDPGSRVFGRGQLIKDPRAIAIRYLKGDFSIDLAASLPLPQIVIWFVIPAVKNPTAAHANHTLSLIVLIQYIPRFIQLFPLNRRITKSTGVVAKTAWSGAAYNLVLFCLIAHDGCCSSVQIVGASWYVMSIRRQYECWTGECKKEVNNTHSPSCKISFLDCGSADNPERKLYLQITKVQTSCDAAGKDEFEFGMFAEAFTNEVASAYIIEKYFYCLWWGMRNLCSYGQDIKTSTFISETSFCILIAVLGLVLFSHLMSQMQTYLQSATIRLEEWRVKRRDTEEWMRHRQLPAELQERVRRFVQYKWIATRGVDEKNILQSLPADLRRQIQRHLCLALVRRVPFFAQMDDQLLDAICERLESSLNTRNTYIIREGDPVNEMLFIIRGQLESSTTDGGRTGFYNSTTLRAGDFCGEELLTWALMPTSSLNLPCSTRTVRSLTEVEAFALRAEDLKFVATQFKRLHSKRLQHAFRYYSHQWRTWGACFIQVAWRRFRKRKLAMELAIEEEYYYAHVLEQEELGNGHESRVGTSRDYDGIGGAERSSSEANRQQNIPLGPAILASKFAATTRRGIQKVASVIQHDETSSSMPKKLFKPIEPDFSAD, translated from the exons ATGCACAGCTTCCAGCCATATGCCGCAGCCTCGGCTCGCTTCCGCAACTTCTCGACCCCATTTTCCCTAAGCAAGAAGATCCCGTGGTGGTACCAGATCCTCGACCCAGGATCCGAACGCGTGACCCAATGGAACCACATCTTCTTTGTCATATGCATCGTCGGCCTCTTCCTCGACCCCCTCTATTTCTTCTTGCCCACCACGGCTAGCGACCAAGTCGCTTGCATGCAGATCGACATGGGCCTTGGCATCTTGGTCACCTTTCTCCGTACGGTTGCCGACTTCTTCTACATTATCAATATCCTAATCAAGTTTCGAATTGCTTATATCGATCCAggttctagggtttttgggcgGGGCCAGCTCATTAAGGACCCCAGGGCTATCGCCATCCGCTACCTCAAGGGCGACTTCTCTATCGATCTTGCCGCCTCCCTACCACTCCCACAG ATTGTGATTTGGTTTGTAATTCCAGCAGTGAAAAACCCAACAGCTGCTCATGCTAATCATACCCTTTCTTTAATTGTGCTCATTCAATATATTCCTCGATTTATTCAACTTTTCCCTCTCAACCGACGAATTACTAAATCGACCGGCGTTGTAGCCAAGACTGCTTGGTCAGGGGCAGCTTACAATCTCGTTCTGTTTTGTCTAATTGCACAT GATGGTTGTTGTTCTTCAGTGCAGATTGTTGGAGCTTCATGGTATGTGATGTCCATTAGACGGCAGTACGAGTGCTGGACGGGAGAATGTAAAAAGGAGGTGAataacacacattctccatccTGTAAAATTTCGTTTCTGGATTGTGGCAGTGCCGATAACCCCGAACGAAAACTTTATCTGCAAATCACAAAAGTTCAGACTAGTTGTGATGCAGCTGGTAAGGACGAATTTGAGTTTGGAATGTTTGCGGAGGCTTTCACTAATGAGGTTGCTTCTGCATACATCATTGAAAAATATTTCTACTGCCTTTGGTGGGGTATGAGAAATTTATG TTCATACGGACAAGATATTAAGACAAGCACTTTTATCAGTGAAACCTCATTTTGCATTCTCATTGCTGTTCTTGGTCTAGTTCTCTTCTCACATCTCATGAGCCAGATGCAG ACCTATCTGCAATCTGCAACGATTAGACTTGAAGAATGGCGGGTAAAAAGGAGAGACACAGAGGAGTGGATGAGGCACCGTCAGCTCCCTGCGGAGCTGCAAGAGCGTGTTCGTCGGTTTGTTCAATATAAGTGGATTGCCACAAGAGGTGTAGATGAGAAAAACATTTTGCAATCCTTGCCTGCGGATCTCCGCCGCCAGATCCAAAGGCATTTATGCCTTGCCCTTGTTCGCCGT GTACCCTTTTTCGCACAAATGGACGATCAGCTTCTAGACGCCATATGTGAACGTCTCGAGTCATCCCTGAATACCAGGAACACATACATCATCAGGGAAGGTGATCCTGTGAATGAGATGCTTTTCATCATCAGAGGGCAACTTGAGAGCTCCACAACTGATGGTGGAAGGACAGGGTTCTACAACTCAACTACCCTCAGGGCGGGCGATTTCTGCGGCGAAGAGTTGCTCACATGGGCCTTGATGCCTACATCAAGCCTCAACCTTCCATGCTCGACGCGTACGGTGAGGTCCCTAACCGAAGTTGAGGCATTTGCACTGAGAGCTGAAGACCTCAAGTTCGTTGCCACTCAATTCAAGCGCCTTCACAGCAAAAGACTGCAGCATGCTTTTCGGTACTATTCACACCAGTGGAGAACTTGGGGGGCTTGTTTTATACAAGTTGCTTGGAGAAGGTTTAGGAAGAGAAAGTTGGCAATGGAGTTGGCAATAGAGGAGGAGTACTATTACGCACATGTTTTGGAGCAAGAAGAGCTTGGCAATGGCCATGAATCTAGAGTAGGAACTAGTAGAGATTATGATGGTATAGGAGGTGCTGAGAGGTCATCGTCCGAGGCGAATAGGCAGCAGAATATTCCGCTTGGGCCGGCGATATTGGCTTCCAAATTTGCTGCAACCACCAGAAGAGGGATTCAGAAGGTGGCATCGGTTATTCAACATGATGAAACCAGCTCTAGTATGCCCAAAAAATTGTTCAAGCCAATTGAACCTGATTTTTCAGCAGATTAG